A stretch of Candidatus Eisenbacteria bacterium DNA encodes these proteins:
- a CDS encoding MerR family transcriptional regulator, with translation MGTNEKPGRSGAEPRALSIGALSRAARIPVETLRTWERRYGSPMPVRKPSGHRLYPAASVEHLRRVGRLLAHGHRPGEILGLSLRQLDALLSISEPGLRPPAGDSQASVFGSEQLGRSLEMSLRAAADLDHESLIRELRANWIRLGPLRFLQDYAGPLMDAVGRAWEDKTLEIRHEHFASACVSDFLREVREPFDQQAHGPRLAAAMLPGDTHEGGLLMASALLAYRGYRVVYLGAGMPVDQIAA, from the coding sequence ATGGGGACGAACGAGAAACCCGGGCGGTCAGGCGCTGAACCGAGAGCGCTCTCGATCGGCGCCCTGTCGCGTGCCGCCCGGATCCCGGTCGAGACGCTGCGGACCTGGGAGCGGCGCTACGGTTCGCCCATGCCGGTGCGGAAGCCCTCGGGGCACAGACTCTACCCGGCGGCCTCCGTCGAGCACCTTCGCCGCGTCGGCCGCCTGCTGGCTCATGGCCATCGCCCCGGGGAGATCCTGGGACTCTCGCTGCGTCAGCTCGACGCTCTGCTTTCGATCTCCGAACCTGGGCTGAGACCGCCGGCGGGGGATTCGCAGGCTTCGGTTTTCGGGAGTGAACAGCTCGGGCGCTCGCTCGAGATGTCATTGCGGGCGGCTGCGGACCTCGATCACGAATCGCTGATCCGCGAGCTGAGAGCCAACTGGATCCGGCTCGGACCGCTTCGCTTCCTGCAGGACTACGCTGGCCCGCTCATGGACGCGGTTGGCAGGGCCTGGGAAGACAAGACCCTCGAGATCCGCCACGAGCATTTCGCCTCCGCCTGCGTTTCCGATTTCCTGCGTGAAGTGCGAGAGCCCTTCGATCAACAGGCCCACGGGCCGCGGCTGGCGGCCGCCATGCTTCCGGGCGACACGCACGAAGGTGGGTTGCTGATGGCGAGCGCGCTCCTCGCCTATCGGGGTTATCGCGTCGTCTACCTGGGCGCCGGCATGCCGGTCGATCAGATCGCCGC
- a CDS encoding fasciclin domain-containing protein, producing the protein MSKSRFIVAVMSVVALTVGLATQGAYAGEAKKTGPKQNIVQIARETGSFKTLVAALEATDLIGTLSGQGHGPFTVFAPTDEAFAKLPPGTVESLLKDPPALKKILLYHVVAGSNLAADVLGSSALPTLNGQSLAITNGSVPKVNDSAIIGTDILARNGVIHVIDTVLIPQN; encoded by the coding sequence ATGTCGAAGTCACGGTTCATCGTCGCGGTCATGAGCGTGGTCGCCCTGACCGTCGGTCTCGCGACCCAGGGCGCATACGCCGGAGAAGCGAAGAAGACCGGGCCGAAGCAGAACATCGTTCAGATCGCGCGCGAGACCGGTTCCTTCAAGACCCTGGTCGCGGCCCTCGAGGCCACCGATCTGATTGGCACGCTATCGGGGCAGGGCCACGGACCGTTCACGGTCTTCGCCCCCACCGACGAGGCTTTCGCCAAGTTGCCCCCGGGAACGGTCGAGTCGCTGCTCAAGGACCCTCCGGCCCTCAAGAAGATCCTGCTCTATCACGTGGTCGCGGGCTCCAACCTGGCGGCCGACGTTCTCGGGTCCAGTGCGCTCCCGACCCTCAACGGGCAGTCGCTCGCCATCACCAACGGGAGTGTGCCCAAGGTGAATGACTCCGCCATCATCGGAACCGACATCCTCGCCCGCAATGGCGTCATCCACGTAATCGATACGGTGCTGATTCCCCAGAACTGA
- a CDS encoding DUF4397 domain-containing protein, producing MTTHLRFPLLAMALFATVSLASCGSDDNSNPLAPAAAARVMAVHASPDAPAVDLLVDGAVAGTGLAFPNNTAYLNVAAGTRNVKVNVAGTTNTVINADVPVAGGTSYTVFASDVAASIGAVVLTDDLTAPASGKAHVRFVHLSPDAPAVDVAVQGGPVLFANKAFKQYTAFTPVDAGTYNLEVRPAGTTTVALPLNGIVLQAGKIYTVFAKGLLNGAGAQALGAQIIVNN from the coding sequence ATGACGACTCACCTGCGCTTCCCTCTCCTGGCGATGGCCCTCTTCGCCACCGTTTCCCTTGCGAGCTGCGGCTCGGACGACAACTCCAACCCGCTGGCCCCGGCTGCGGCGGCACGAGTCATGGCGGTGCACGCCTCTCCCGACGCTCCCGCGGTGGACCTGCTCGTGGACGGGGCCGTGGCCGGGACCGGCCTGGCCTTCCCCAACAACACGGCGTACCTCAACGTCGCGGCAGGCACGCGTAACGTGAAGGTCAACGTCGCCGGGACCACCAATACGGTCATCAACGCGGACGTGCCAGTGGCCGGCGGGACGAGCTACACGGTGTTCGCCAGCGACGTGGCTGCCAGCATCGGCGCGGTCGTCCTGACCGACGACCTCACCGCTCCGGCATCCGGCAAGGCGCACGTTCGCTTCGTCCACCTCTCCCCGGACGCACCTGCGGTCGATGTCGCGGTGCAGGGCGGACCGGTCCTGTTCGCGAACAAGGCCTTCAAGCAATACACGGCCTTCACCCCGGTCGACGCCGGGACCTATAACCTGGAGGTGCGGCCGGCCGGAACCACCACGGTGGCATTGCCGCTCAATGGCATCGTGCTGCAGGCAGGCAAGATCTATACGGTGTTCGCCAAAGGTCTGCTGAATGGTGCCGGCGCCCAGGCGCTCGGTGCCCAGATCATCGTCAACAACTGA